The Ancylothrix sp. D3o genome window below encodes:
- a CDS encoding MBL fold metallo-hydrolase, whose amino-acid sequence MTNNSSSSFVVQFWGVRGSVPSPGKDTVRYGGNTSCIEMRIGDKRLIFDGGTGLQRLGQHLLKDMPTEAYMFFTHYHWDHIQGFPFFTPAFIEGNCFHIHGAVPPDAESMKQHFIDRVLHPNSPIPIAGMQAEMKFYELIPGDVFQLDDITIETGHLNHPNNAMGYRVSWQGRSVFYCTDTEHFPDRIDESVLHLAQNADLLIYDAMYTDEEYHNPKSPKVGWGHSTWQEGLRISKVAGVKRFVVFHHEPTHSDDFLDRLTEQLRGACPNAVVAHEGMILEVGS is encoded by the coding sequence ATGACTAACAATTCTTCATCCTCATTTGTCGTACAGTTCTGGGGAGTCAGAGGTAGCGTGCCATCCCCAGGAAAAGACACCGTTCGCTACGGCGGTAATACCTCCTGTATTGAAATGCGAATAGGGGATAAACGCCTAATTTTTGACGGTGGCACCGGCCTCCAACGCTTGGGGCAACATCTGCTTAAAGATATGCCCACCGAAGCCTATATGTTTTTCACCCATTACCATTGGGATCACATCCAAGGCTTTCCCTTTTTCACCCCCGCCTTTATCGAAGGTAACTGCTTTCACATACACGGCGCAGTCCCCCCGGATGCTGAGTCCATGAAACAGCATTTTATCGACCGTGTACTACACCCCAACTCTCCCATCCCCATTGCCGGTATGCAAGCAGAGATGAAATTTTATGAACTCATCCCCGGCGATGTTTTTCAACTCGACGACATCACCATTGAAACCGGCCACCTCAACCATCCAAACAACGCAATGGGTTATCGCGTTTCCTGGCAAGGGCGTTCGGTTTTTTACTGTACAGACACCGAACATTTTCCAGATCGCATTGATGAAAGCGTGCTGCATTTAGCTCAGAACGCCGACTTGTTAATTTATGATGCCATGTACACTGATGAAGAATACCATAACCCCAAATCACCTAAAGTCGGTTGGGGGCATTCCACCTGGCAAGAAGGCTTAAGAATTTCCAAAGTGGCCGGTGTCAAGCGTTTTGTCGTCTTCCACCACGAACCCACCCACAGCGACGACTTTTTAGATCGCCTCACAGAACAACTCCGAGGCGCGTGTCCTAACGCAGTTGTCGCCCATGAAGGCATGATCTTGGAAGTTGGCAGCTAA
- the aroC gene encoding chorismate synthase gives MGNIFGHLFRISTFGESHGGAVGVVIDGCPPQLEISLEEIQVELDRRRPGQSKITTPRKESDTCEILSGVFQGKTLGTPITILVKNQDTRPQDYDQMATTYRPSHADATYDAKYGIRNWQGGGRSSARETIGRVAAGAIAKKILKQVAGVEIIAYVKKIKDLESEIDPNTVTLEQVESNIVRCPDAQAAERMIELIEKIRDDGNSIGGIVECVARNVPKGLGEPVFDKLEADLAKAVMSLPASKGFEIGSGFAGTLLSGIEHNDEFYTDEKGEIRTVTNRSGGVQGGISNGENIIIRTAFKPTATIRKEQRTVTSGGEETILAAKGRHDPCVLPRAVPMVEAMVALVLCDHLLRHQGQCKLLGM, from the coding sequence ATGGGAAATATATTCGGTCATTTGTTTCGTATTAGCACCTTTGGAGAATCGCACGGTGGAGCAGTCGGAGTCGTTATAGATGGGTGTCCACCGCAACTAGAAATTTCCTTAGAAGAAATACAAGTAGAACTAGACCGTCGTCGCCCCGGACAAAGCAAAATTACAACCCCCCGTAAAGAAAGCGATACTTGCGAAATTTTGTCCGGTGTTTTTCAGGGCAAAACTTTGGGAACGCCTATCACAATTTTAGTAAAAAATCAAGATACTCGGCCCCAAGATTATGATCAAATGGCAACAACTTATCGACCTTCCCATGCCGACGCTACTTATGATGCAAAATATGGAATTCGCAATTGGCAAGGAGGGGGGCGATCTTCAGCAAGGGAAACAATAGGAAGAGTAGCAGCCGGTGCGATAGCCAAAAAAATACTTAAACAAGTTGCCGGCGTTGAAATTATTGCTTATGTTAAAAAAATTAAAGATTTAGAAAGTGAAATAGATCCCAACACAGTAACCCTCGAACAAGTCGAAAGCAACATTGTTCGCTGTCCCGATGCCCAAGCAGCCGAACGCATGATTGAACTAATAGAAAAAATCAGAGATGACGGCAATTCAATCGGCGGAATTGTAGAGTGCGTGGCGAGAAACGTACCCAAAGGATTAGGAGAGCCGGTATTTGATAAACTTGAAGCAGATTTAGCAAAAGCAGTTATGTCCTTACCGGCCAGCAAAGGCTTTGAAATCGGCTCAGGATTTGCCGGCACCCTGCTATCGGGAATCGAACACAACGACGAATTTTATACCGACGAAAAAGGCGAAATTCGTACTGTCACAAATCGTTCTGGAGGCGTGCAAGGTGGCATCTCAAACGGAGAAAATATTATTATCCGAACCGCCTTCAAACCAACCGCAACCATTCGCAAAGAACAGCGAACAGTGACGAGTGGCGGAGAAGAGACTATACTAGCAGCTAAAGGCCGGCACGATCCTTGCGTCTTACCTAGAGCAGTGCCTATGGTAGAAGCAATGGTTGCCTTAGTGCTGTGCGATCACCTTTTGCGCCATCAGGGTCAATGTAAACTCCTCGGTATGTAG
- the crtD gene encoding C-3',4' desaturase CrtD, translated as MSHPQGNAATVVIGAGIGGLTTAALLAKRGYPVTVYDLAIVPGGCASTFKRKNFTFDVGATQVAGLEPGGIHHRIFSELDIEIPPATFCDPACAVFLPGETEPISVWRDPKKWQAEREKQFPGSEKFWQLFKILFQASWAFQSRDPVLPPRNFWDIWQLIQALRPDTLITVPFTLWTVADALRFLGLADNLRLKTFLDLQLKLYSQVDSEETALLYAATALAVSQSPQGLYHLQGSMQVLSDRLVEALEKYNGKLFMRHTVKEIIVKDGIVSGVVVENQKTKEVFTQPAEIVVANVPVQNLVKLIGSEPLSNLSPSPLSNLAAIFGLGGLPAYRYRVDKLDSPSGAFVVYLGVKETAIPAGCPPHLQFFYDYKGEIGENNSLFVSVSKPGDGRAPAGYATITASTFTDTRRWYNSQNYQHLKENYTKQAINRLSSYFNLTPETIVYQEAATPRTFENYTGRERGIVGGVGQRIPTFGPFGIATRTPLKNLWLVGDSTHPGEGTAGVSYSALTAVRQIENR; from the coding sequence ATGTCCCACCCCCAAGGAAATGCAGCCACCGTAGTCATCGGAGCCGGTATAGGCGGACTAACCACCGCCGCCCTTCTGGCCAAACGTGGCTATCCCGTCACCGTCTACGATCTTGCCATTGTCCCCGGTGGTTGCGCCTCCACCTTCAAGCGCAAAAATTTCACCTTCGACGTTGGTGCCACCCAAGTTGCCGGTTTAGAACCCGGAGGCATCCATCATCGTATCTTCTCAGAACTCGACATCGAAATCCCCCCCGCCACCTTTTGCGACCCCGCCTGTGCCGTATTTCTCCCCGGCGAAACCGAACCCATCAGCGTTTGGCGAGACCCCAAAAAATGGCAAGCCGAACGAGAAAAACAATTTCCGGGTAGTGAAAAATTCTGGCAATTATTTAAAATCTTATTTCAAGCTAGTTGGGCATTCCAAAGCCGCGATCCTGTCTTACCTCCCCGCAATTTTTGGGATATTTGGCAATTAATTCAAGCCCTACGTCCCGATACTTTAATCACCGTTCCTTTCACCCTTTGGACAGTTGCAGATGCCCTCCGTTTTTTGGGTTTAGCAGATAACTTAAGACTGAAAACTTTTTTAGATTTACAACTCAAACTTTATTCCCAAGTAGATAGCGAAGAAACCGCCTTACTTTATGCCGCCACTGCTTTAGCCGTTTCCCAATCTCCCCAAGGTTTATATCATCTTCAAGGCAGTATGCAGGTTTTAAGTGACCGGCTTGTGGAAGCCCTAGAAAAATATAACGGCAAATTATTCATGCGCCACACCGTCAAAGAAATTATTGTCAAAGATGGCATAGTTTCTGGTGTCGTGGTAGAAAATCAAAAAACCAAAGAAGTTTTCACCCAACCGGCAGAAATTGTCGTAGCGAATGTGCCGGTGCAAAACTTAGTAAAATTAATAGGCTCCGAACCGCTCTCAAATTTATCCCCATCCCCTTTATCAAATTTAGCAGCAATTTTTGGCTTAGGAGGACTACCTGCCTATCGTTATCGCGTCGATAAATTAGATTCTCCTTCCGGCGCATTTGTCGTTTATTTAGGCGTAAAAGAAACAGCAATTCCTGCCGGTTGTCCGCCGCACCTGCAATTTTTCTACGACTATAAGGGAGAAATTGGCGAAAATAATTCCCTATTTGTTTCTGTCAGTAAACCGGGGGATGGACGCGCACCGGCCGGTTATGCTACCATCACCGCTTCAACATTCACCGATACCCGCCGTTGGTATAACTCCCAAAATTATCAACACCTCAAAGAAAACTACACCAAACAAGCCATAAACCGGCTCAGTTCTTACTTCAATTTAACCCCAGAAACAATAGTCTATCAAGAAGCCGCCACCCCCCGAACCTTTGAGAATTATACAGGCCGCGAAAGAGGAATTGTTGGCGGAGTTGGGCAAAGAATTCCTACCTTTGGCCCCTTTGGAATAGCCACAAGAACACCCTTAAAAAATCTCTGGTTAGTAGGAGATTCTACCCACCCAGGTGAAGGCACTGCCGGTGTTTCTTATTCAGCTTTAACAGCAGTTCGTCAAATAGAAAATCGTTAA
- a CDS encoding pitrilysin family protein, with product MTSTLRKSSFFSLSPEQQLYERLNFPQFRRLASGLTIIAEQLPVEAVNLSLWVNVGSAVESDEINGMAHFLEHMIFKGTERLAAGEFERRIEERGAVTNAATSQDYTHFYLTSAPQDFALLAPLQFDVVFNPKIPDQAFERERGVVLEEIRRSQDNPRRRTFYRSMELAFDVLPYRRPVLGPAEVIENLIPQQMRDFHQRFYVPSNITAVAVGNLPVEELLEIVEESFTQVWQQKEASEVVEPVGNGYSPEPAFEEIVRREYVDESLQQARLVMVWRVSGIAELEQTYALDVLANILSGGRTSRLVQDLREKRGLVSQVGVSNMTHRHQGTFYISAQLSNENLPIVEEAIVEHIREMQEGFVTEAEIARVRTQVANRFVFGNEAPSDRAGLYGYYQSMMNDLGPALNYPARIQALDAIDLQEAARRFLSPTAYGVLIIRPK from the coding sequence ATGACATCAACACTACGGAAGTCTTCGTTTTTTAGTTTATCGCCCGAACAGCAGCTTTATGAGCGGCTGAATTTTCCACAATTTAGGCGCCTCGCTTCTGGTTTAACGATTATTGCTGAGCAGTTGCCGGTGGAAGCGGTTAATCTGAGTTTGTGGGTGAATGTGGGTTCGGCTGTTGAGTCGGATGAGATTAATGGCATGGCTCATTTTTTGGAACACATGATTTTTAAGGGGACTGAGCGACTTGCTGCGGGTGAGTTTGAGCGTCGAATTGAGGAAAGGGGTGCGGTGACTAATGCGGCGACTTCGCAGGATTATACGCATTTTTATTTGACTTCGGCTCCCCAGGATTTTGCGCTTTTGGCTCCTTTACAATTTGATGTGGTTTTTAATCCGAAAATTCCTGATCAGGCGTTTGAACGGGAACGTGGTGTGGTGTTGGAGGAAATTCGCCGTTCGCAGGATAATCCTCGACGTCGGACTTTTTACCGGTCTATGGAATTGGCGTTTGATGTGTTGCCTTATCGGCGTCCGGTTTTGGGGCCGGCTGAGGTTATTGAAAATTTAATTCCTCAACAAATGCGGGATTTTCATCAGCGTTTTTATGTGCCTTCTAATATTACGGCGGTGGCGGTTGGGAATTTGCCGGTTGAGGAGTTGTTAGAAATTGTTGAGGAGAGTTTCACTCAGGTTTGGCAACAAAAAGAAGCTTCAGAAGTGGTTGAGCCGGTGGGGAATGGTTATTCGCCTGAGCCGGCTTTTGAGGAGATTGTTCGCCGCGAGTATGTGGATGAAAGTTTGCAACAGGCGCGGTTAGTTATGGTTTGGCGGGTGTCGGGTATTGCTGAGTTGGAACAAACTTATGCGCTGGATGTGTTGGCAAATATTTTGTCTGGGGGACGGACTTCTCGTTTGGTTCAAGATTTAAGGGAAAAGCGGGGTTTGGTTTCTCAAGTTGGTGTCAGTAATATGACACACCGGCACCAAGGAACTTTTTATATTTCGGCGCAACTTAGCAACGAAAATTTGCCAATTGTTGAGGAGGCAATTGTTGAACATATCCGCGAAATGCAGGAGGGTTTTGTGACTGAGGCGGAAATTGCTCGTGTGCGAACTCAGGTGGCAAATCGTTTTGTTTTTGGCAATGAGGCTCCTTCTGATCGGGCGGGTTTGTATGGTTATTATCAGTCGATGATGAATGATTTGGGGCCGGCTTTGAATTATCCGGCGCGTATTCAAGCGTTGGATGCTATTGATTTGCAAGAAGCTGCAAGGCGTTTTTTATCTCCAACGGCTTATGGTGTTTTAATCATTCGTCCGAAATAG
- a CDS encoding WD40 repeat domain-containing protein, whose product MTPNRLQKTLISLALTACTAVVLSKPITATPQKIAQNNLIVRSLDSNFAIFGLAYSPDGQTLATGSIDDKIKLWNPNTGELRYTLTVHLDDITALAISPDGETLISGSKDNTANIWNLKTGQLRYTLYNHTARVESVAISPNGQIAATGSWDNSIILWNLQTGGYIRTLTGHTDGVNAITFSPDGQTLASGSLDRTIKLWDINTGQLRETLTGHTDWISSLTFTPDGNRLASASFDKTIKLWNPKTGTLLNTLTGHGFPVHAVAISPNGRILASAGDDQTVRLWNTQNGRAIRTLRGHTKSVFNVTFSPDGKTLASAGNDNTVKIWQMP is encoded by the coding sequence ATGACTCCAAACCGGCTACAAAAAACCTTAATATCCTTAGCCCTGACAGCCTGTACAGCAGTCGTACTAAGCAAACCCATAACCGCCACCCCCCAAAAAATCGCCCAAAATAACCTCATAGTCCGTAGCTTAGACAGCAACTTCGCCATATTTGGCCTTGCCTACAGTCCAGACGGCCAAACCCTAGCCACCGGCAGCATCGACGACAAAATCAAACTCTGGAACCCAAACACCGGCGAACTCCGCTACACCCTTACAGTCCACCTAGACGACATCACCGCTCTCGCCATCTCCCCCGACGGAGAAACCCTCATCTCTGGTAGCAAAGACAACACCGCCAACATTTGGAACCTCAAAACCGGCCAACTCCGCTACACCCTATATAACCACACCGCCCGCGTCGAAAGCGTCGCCATCAGTCCCAACGGCCAAATAGCCGCCACCGGCAGTTGGGACAACAGCATCATCCTTTGGAACCTCCAAACCGGCGGCTATATCCGCACCCTCACCGGCCACACAGACGGAGTAAACGCCATCACCTTCAGCCCCGACGGCCAAACCCTCGCCTCTGGCAGCCTCGACCGCACCATCAAACTCTGGGACATCAACACCGGCCAACTCCGCGAAACCCTCACCGGCCACACAGACTGGATAAGCTCTCTCACCTTCACCCCCGACGGAAACCGGCTCGCCTCCGCCAGCTTCGACAAAACCATCAAACTCTGGAACCCCAAAACCGGCACACTCCTCAACACCCTAACCGGACACGGCTTTCCCGTCCACGCCGTCGCCATCAGCCCCAACGGACGCATCCTCGCCTCAGCCGGTGACGATCAAACCGTCCGACTCTGGAACACCCAAAACGGCAGAGCCATCCGAACCCTAAGAGGGCACACAAAAAGCGTCTTTAACGTCACCTTCAGCCCCGACGGCAAAACCCTCGCCTCCGCCGGCAACGACAACACCGTAAAAATTTGGCAAATGCCGTAA